The proteins below come from a single Miscanthus floridulus cultivar M001 chromosome 1, ASM1932011v1, whole genome shotgun sequence genomic window:
- the LOC136485451 gene encoding uncharacterized protein, which yields MLRRYYAKLGLPDDDAKQKGAGGRNEDKDDGFPEVRNAFMIFGGPSACLTARQRKRERREVFSVKVATPQYLDWSREAITFDRGDHPDRIPNPGQYPLVVDPIIGNTRLSKVLMDGGSGLNILYANTLELLEIDRSRLRGDVAPFHGIVPGRRTQPLGRIDLPVCFGTPSNYRKEVLTFEVVGFGGAYHAILGRPCYAKFMAVPNYTYLKLKMPGPNGVITIESTYEHAYDCDVECIEYAEALAEAETLIAHLDQLSGEVPDSKRRARAFEPAETVKLIPVDPACPDDRALKISATLDIK from the coding sequence atgctgcggcgctactacgccaagctcgggctccccgacgacgacgccaagcagaagggcgccggcggtcggaacgaggacaaggacgacgggttccccgaggtacgcaacgctttcatgatcttcggtgggccctcggcatgccttacggcgcggcagcgcaagagggagcgccgagaagtcttctcggtcaaggtggccaccccccagtacctcgactggtcccgagaggcgatcaccttcgatcgaggtgaccaccccgaccgtattccgaatcccgggcagtacccgctggtcgtcgacccgatcatcggcaacacccgactctccaaggtgttgatggacggaggcagcggcctcaacatcctctacgccaacaccctggagctcttagagatcgaccggtcgaggctacgAGGCGACgttgcacccttccacggcatcgtgccggggaggcgcacgcaacccctcgggcgcatcgaccttcccgtctgcttcggcaccccttccaactaccgcaaggaagtcctcaccttcgaagtagtcgggttcgggggagcctaccacgccatcctggggcgaccatgctacgccaagttcatggcagtgcccaactatacctacctcaagctcaagatgccaggccctaatggGGTCATCACAATCgaatccacgtacgaacatgcatacgactgcgacgtcgagtgcatcgagtacgccgaggcccttgcggaggccgagaccctcatcgcccacctagaccagctcagtggcgaggtgcctgactccaagcgtcgcgcgagggcgttcgagcccgctgaaaccgtcaaactcatcccagtcgaccccgcatgccccgacgaccgggcgctgaaaatcagcgccaccctcgacatcaaatag